Proteins found in one Bacillales bacterium genomic segment:
- the nusG gene encoding transcription termination/antitermination protein NusG produces MEKNWYVVHTYSGYENKVKTNLEKRVESMGMTDKIFRILVPVEEETEMKNGKKKSAIKKVFPGYVLAEMVMTDDSWYVVRNTPGVTGFVGSTGAGSKPTPLLPDEIDGILRQMGIKEKKKVEVDFQLKEKVKVKEGPFADFVGSIEEIDAEKQKLKVHVNMFGRETPVELEFDQVEKA; encoded by the coding sequence ATGGAGAAAAATTGGTATGTCGTGCACACGTATTCAGGCTATGAAAATAAAGTGAAAACAAATTTAGAGAAACGCGTTGAATCGATGGGCATGACTGATAAAATTTTCCGCATCCTCGTCCCGGTCGAAGAAGAAACCGAGATGAAGAACGGAAAAAAGAAGTCTGCCATTAAAAAAGTGTTTCCCGGCTATGTCCTCGCTGAGATGGTGATGACAGACGATTCGTGGTATGTCGTTCGTAATACACCGGGCGTAACGGGATTCGTTGGTTCCACTGGTGCCGGCTCCAAGCCGACTCCGCTGCTTCCGGATGAGATCGACGGAATTTTGCGGCAAATGGGCATCAAAGAGAAGAAGAAAGTGGAAGTCGATTTCCAATTGAAGGAAAAAGTGAAAGTGAAAGAAGGACCGTTTGCCGATTTTGTAGGTTCGATCGAAGAAATCGATGCTGAAAAGCAAAAGCTGAAAGTGCATGTGAACATGTTCGGCCGGGAAACGCCGGTTGAATTGGAATTCGACCAAGTCGAGAAAGCTTGA
- the rplK gene encoding 50S ribosomal protein L11, whose product MAKKVIKVVKLQIPAGKANPAPPVGPALGQAGVNIMGFCKEFNARTQDQAGMIIPVEISVFEDRSFTFITKTPPAAVLLKKEAGIESGSGEPNRNKVATLKRDKVRAIAELKMPDLNAADVEAAMRMVEGTARSMGITIED is encoded by the coding sequence GTGGCAAAGAAAGTCATCAAAGTCGTAAAGTTGCAAATACCGGCAGGTAAAGCGAACCCTGCGCCGCCAGTCGGTCCAGCGTTGGGTCAAGCCGGTGTCAATATCATGGGATTTTGTAAGGAGTTCAATGCGCGCACGCAAGATCAAGCGGGCATGATCATTCCCGTCGAAATCTCGGTATTCGAAGACCGTTCCTTTACGTTCATTACGAAAACGCCGCCCGCGGCCGTGCTTTTGAAGAAAGAAGCCGGCATTGAATCCGGGTCGGGCGAACCGAACCGCAACAAAGTGGCGACGTTGAAGCGTGACAAAGTCCGTGCGATTGCTGAGTTGAAAATGCCGGATTTGAATGCGGCAGACGTTGAAGCCGCGATGCGGATGGTGGAAGGAACCGCTCGCAGCATGGGCATTACGATTGAAGATTAA
- the rplA gene encoding 50S ribosomal protein L1, which translates to MAKKGKKYQEALKLIDPEKAYDVNEAIELVKKTATANFDETVEAAIRLGIDTRKNDQQVRGAVVLPNGTGKKVRVLVFAKGDKVKEAEEAGADYVGDQEYINKINQGWFDFDVVVATPDMMAEVGKIGRVLGPKGLMPNPKTGTVTPDVAKAVKEIKAGKVEYRADRQGNVHVPVGKVSFDDEKLAENFQTVVDTLIKAKPAASKGTYLKNLSLSSTMGPGVKVDRANFAL; encoded by the coding sequence ATGGCGAAAAAAGGAAAAAAGTATCAAGAAGCTTTGAAGTTGATCGACCCGGAAAAAGCTTACGATGTGAATGAGGCGATCGAACTCGTGAAAAAGACGGCGACCGCCAATTTCGATGAAACGGTGGAGGCGGCGATTCGTCTCGGCATCGACACGCGTAAGAATGACCAACAAGTTCGCGGTGCTGTAGTGCTTCCGAACGGAACCGGCAAGAAGGTTCGCGTGCTTGTCTTCGCTAAAGGAGACAAAGTGAAGGAAGCTGAAGAAGCCGGTGCTGATTACGTTGGCGATCAAGAGTACATCAACAAAATCAACCAAGGCTGGTTTGATTTTGACGTCGTCGTGGCGACGCCCGACATGATGGCCGAGGTCGGCAAGATCGGCCGTGTTCTCGGACCGAAAGGGCTTATGCCGAATCCGAAAACCGGAACGGTTACGCCGGATGTGGCCAAAGCCGTTAAAGAAATTAAAGCCGGTAAAGTTGAGTACCGCGCTGACCGTCAAGGGAATGTTCACGTTCCTGTCGGCAAAGTTTCTTTTGACGACGAAAAGCTTGCTGAGAATTTCCAAACGGTTGTCGATACGCTGATTAAAGCGAAACCGGCAGCATCAAAAGGGACGTATTTGAAAAACTTGTCCTTGTCTTCAACAATGGGACCCGGCGTTAAAGTCGACCGTGCCAACTTTGCACTTTAA
- the rplJ gene encoding 50S ribosomal protein L10, with the protein MANKVIEKKKQLVSEIAEKLRESKSTVVVDYRGLNVAEITELRKQLREAGIDFKVYKNSMVRRATAETELSGLDEQLVGPTAIAFSNEDVVAPAKIINNFAKDHKALEIKSGVIEGEVSSIEQIKELADLPSREGLLSMLCSVLQAPIRNFALATKAVADQKEESA; encoded by the coding sequence ATGGCCAACAAAGTCATTGAAAAGAAAAAACAGCTCGTTTCCGAGATTGCCGAAAAACTTCGCGAGAGCAAATCGACCGTTGTTGTCGATTATCGCGGATTGAACGTAGCGGAGATTACGGAATTGCGCAAGCAGCTTCGCGAAGCCGGAATCGATTTTAAAGTCTATAAAAATTCGATGGTGCGCCGGGCGACCGCTGAGACTGAATTGTCCGGTCTCGACGAGCAACTCGTCGGACCGACCGCGATTGCTTTCAGCAATGAGGATGTCGTCGCTCCTGCGAAAATCATCAACAACTTTGCCAAAGATCATAAGGCTTTGGAAATCAAATCCGGTGTGATCGAAGGTGAAGTTTCAAGCATCGAGCAAATCAAGGAACTTGCGGATCTTCCTTCGCGGGAAGGGCTTTTGTCCATGCTTTGCAGCGTGTTGCAAGCGCCGATTCGCAACTTTGCGTTGGCGACGAAAGCCGTTGCCGATCAAAAAGAAGAAAGTGCGTAA
- the rplL gene encoding 50S ribosomal protein L7/L12, whose amino-acid sequence MTKEEMIDAIKEMSVLELNDLVKAIEEEFGVTAAAPVAAPGAGGGAEAAEEKSEFDVVLADAGSSKIKVIKVVREITGLGLKDAKALVDGAPKPVKEGVAKEEAEELKGKLEEVGASVELK is encoded by the coding sequence ATGACGAAAGAAGAAATGATCGACGCGATTAAAGAAATGTCGGTTTTGGAATTGAACGACCTTGTCAAGGCTATTGAAGAAGAATTCGGAGTAACTGCAGCTGCACCGGTTGCGGCACCAGGTGCCGGAGGCGGAGCCGAAGCGGCAGAAGAAAAATCGGAATTCGACGTTGTTCTTGCAGATGCAGGAAGCTCGAAAATCAAAGTTATCAAAGTCGTTCGCGAAATCACCGGTCTCGGTTTGAAAGACGCGAAAGCACTTGTCGACGGCGCACCGAAACCGGTTAAAGAAGGCGTCGCGAAAGAAGAAGCTGAAGAACTGAAAGGCAAACTTGAGGAAGTCGGTGCTTCCGTCGAACTTAAGTAG
- a CDS encoding class I SAM-dependent methyltransferase: MADHYFTKQPNAKSRPKTWDAVLKGRRFRFTSDEGVFAKHGIDPGTEWLIEAFEMPGADGSILDVGCGYGPIGICLAKQYPERRIVMVDINERAVALAVTNAKANDAGNVLVMQSDLFADVPAEPFAAIVSNPPIRAGKNVVYCLFESAYDRLVDGGELWIVIRKQQGAASALKKLQSVFRETSVIFKKKGYVVIKAVK; the protein is encoded by the coding sequence ATGGCGGATCATTATTTTACGAAACAACCGAATGCAAAAAGTCGCCCGAAAACGTGGGACGCCGTTTTGAAAGGCCGTCGGTTTCGATTCACTTCCGATGAAGGAGTGTTCGCAAAACACGGAATCGACCCCGGGACGGAATGGCTGATCGAGGCATTTGAAATGCCCGGTGCGGACGGTTCGATTCTTGATGTCGGTTGCGGCTACGGGCCGATCGGAATCTGCCTCGCGAAACAATATCCGGAACGCCGAATCGTGATGGTTGATATCAATGAAAGAGCCGTTGCACTGGCCGTCACCAACGCCAAGGCGAATGATGCCGGCAATGTTCTCGTGATGCAAAGCGACTTGTTTGCCGACGTTCCTGCCGAGCCCTTTGCTGCGATTGTTTCCAATCCTCCGATTCGCGCTGGAAAAAACGTCGTATACTGCTTGTTCGAATCGGCTTATGATCGGCTCGTCGACGGCGGTGAGCTTTGGATCGTGATTCGCAAACAGCAAGGAGCTGCGTCCGCGTTGAAGAAACTTCAGTCGGTCTTCAGGGAAACGAGCGTCATTTTCAAGAAAAAAGGATATGTTGTCATAAAAGCGGTTAAGTAA
- the rpoB gene encoding DNA-directed RNA polymerase subunit beta, whose amino-acid sequence MTGQLVQYGRHRQRRSYARINEVLELPNLIEIQTSSYQWFLDEGLREMFQDISPIEDFTGNLVLEFVDYSLGEPKYSVDESKERDVTYAAPLRVKVRLMNKETGELKEQEVFMGDFPLMTESGTFIINGAERVIVSQLVRSPSVYYNEKFDKNGKRGHTATVIPNRGAWLEFETDAKDIAYVRIDRTRKIPITVLLRALGFGSDQEIIELLGENEFLNNTLEKDNTEGTEKALLEIYERLRPGEPPTVDNAKSLLQTRFFDPKRYDLANVGRYKINKKLHIKHRLFNQKLAENIVDPETGEVIAEKGTVLDRRALDRVLPYLEKGACYRDFTMRDGVVEDQSVSLPTVLIYDPSDPEGEAVLRVIGNGQVERGIKNITPADMIAAVNYFFNLLHGVGEIDDIDHLGNRRLRSVGELLQNQFRIGLSRMERVVRERMSIQDANTITPQALINIRPVIASIKEFFGSSQLSQFMDQTNPLAELTHKRRLSALGPGGLTRERAGFEVRDVHYSHYGRMCPIETPEGPNIGLINSLSSYAKVNKFGFIETPYRRVDPETGKVTDQIDYLTADEEDHYVVAQANAKLTEDGSFVDEQIIARFHSNNLVVNRDRIDYMDVSPKQVVSAATACIPFLENDDSNRSLMGANMQRQSVPLLMPEAPLVGTGMEHVSAKDSGAAVIARNRGVVEYVSAKEIRVRKLEEVDGKEVKGDLEPPYKLLKFIRSNQGTCYNQRPIVREGDIVEKGEILADGPSMEDGELALGRNVLVGFMTWEGYNYEDAIIMSERLVKDDVYTSIHIEEYESEARDTKLGPEEITRDIPNVGEDALKNLDERGIIRVGAEVKDGDILVGKVTPKGVTELTAEERLLHAIFGEKAREVRDTSLRVPHGGDGIILDVKVFNREDGDELPPGVNQLVRVYIVQKRKIHEGDKMAGRHGNKGVISRILPEEDMPYLPDGTPIDIMLNPLGVPSRMNIGQVLELHLGMAARKLGIHVATPVFDGAREEDVWATLEEAGLSRDGKTVLYDGRTGDPFDNRVSVGVMYMIKLAHMVDDKLHARSTGPYSLVTQQPLGGKAQFGGQRFGEMEVWALEAYGAAYTLQEILTVKSDDVVGRVKAYESIVKGENVPEPGVPESFKVLIKELQSLGMDVKILSGDEQEIEMRELDDEDDTSTDKFNLNSEKKETVK is encoded by the coding sequence TTGACAGGTCAACTAGTTCAATATGGGCGCCACCGCCAACGCAGAAGTTATGCACGAATTAACGAAGTTTTGGAACTGCCGAATTTGATCGAGATCCAAACTTCATCGTATCAGTGGTTTCTTGATGAGGGTTTGCGCGAAATGTTCCAGGACATTTCGCCGATTGAAGATTTTACCGGCAACCTCGTGTTAGAGTTTGTGGATTACAGTCTCGGTGAGCCGAAATATAGTGTCGATGAGTCGAAAGAACGTGACGTGACATATGCAGCACCGCTTCGCGTCAAAGTTCGTTTGATGAACAAGGAAACCGGCGAATTGAAAGAACAAGAGGTATTTATGGGAGATTTCCCGTTGATGACGGAATCGGGGACGTTTATCATAAACGGAGCCGAGAGGGTCATCGTATCACAGCTCGTTCGTTCGCCAAGCGTCTATTATAATGAAAAGTTCGACAAGAACGGGAAAAGAGGCCATACGGCCACCGTGATTCCAAACCGCGGAGCCTGGCTGGAGTTCGAGACGGACGCCAAAGACATTGCTTACGTCCGCATTGACCGTACAAGGAAAATTCCGATTACGGTGCTTTTGCGTGCGCTTGGGTTTGGTTCTGATCAAGAAATCATTGAATTGTTGGGAGAAAATGAGTTCCTTAACAACACATTGGAAAAAGACAATACCGAAGGGACCGAAAAGGCGCTTCTCGAAATCTACGAAAGGCTGCGCCCGGGTGAACCTCCGACCGTAGACAATGCAAAGAGTTTGCTCCAAACCCGCTTTTTTGATCCGAAGCGTTACGACTTAGCGAATGTCGGACGTTATAAAATCAACAAAAAGCTTCACATCAAACACCGTTTGTTTAACCAGAAACTTGCCGAAAACATCGTCGATCCGGAAACCGGCGAAGTCATTGCGGAAAAAGGGACGGTCCTGGACCGCCGCGCGCTTGACCGCGTGCTTCCGTACCTTGAAAAAGGAGCCTGTTACCGTGATTTTACCATGAGGGACGGCGTTGTGGAAGACCAATCCGTGTCCCTTCCGACCGTTTTGATTTATGATCCCAGTGATCCTGAGGGAGAAGCGGTTCTCCGCGTGATCGGAAACGGGCAAGTGGAACGCGGGATAAAGAACATTACGCCGGCAGACATGATCGCCGCCGTTAACTATTTCTTTAATCTTCTTCACGGCGTCGGTGAAATCGACGATATCGACCACCTTGGCAACCGCCGCCTGCGTTCCGTAGGTGAGTTGTTGCAAAATCAGTTTCGAATCGGCCTTTCCCGCATGGAACGCGTTGTGCGCGAGAGAATGTCGATTCAAGATGCGAATACCATTACGCCGCAAGCGTTGATCAATATTCGCCCTGTGATCGCTTCCATTAAAGAGTTTTTCGGAAGTTCGCAGCTGTCCCAATTTATGGATCAGACGAATCCGTTGGCGGAATTGACGCATAAACGCCGTTTGTCTGCACTTGGACCCGGCGGCTTGACGAGGGAACGTGCCGGCTTTGAAGTTCGTGATGTTCACTATTCCCACTACGGGCGGATGTGTCCGATCGAAACACCGGAAGGTCCGAACATCGGGCTGATCAACTCCTTGTCATCGTATGCGAAGGTAAACAAATTCGGGTTTATTGAAACGCCGTACCGCCGCGTCGATCCGGAAACCGGCAAGGTTACCGATCAAATCGACTATTTAACGGCAGACGAAGAGGATCATTACGTCGTCGCCCAGGCAAACGCGAAATTGACCGAAGACGGGTCGTTCGTCGATGAGCAGATCATCGCGCGTTTTCACAGCAACAACCTCGTCGTCAACCGCGATCGCATCGATTACATGGACGTTTCGCCGAAACAAGTTGTTTCCGCTGCGACTGCGTGCATTCCTTTTTTGGAAAACGATGACTCGAACCGTTCATTGATGGGTGCCAACATGCAACGGCAATCGGTGCCGCTTTTGATGCCGGAAGCACCGCTCGTCGGCACCGGAATGGAGCACGTTTCCGCGAAAGACTCAGGTGCTGCGGTGATCGCGAGAAACCGGGGCGTCGTTGAATACGTTTCAGCGAAAGAAATTCGCGTACGTAAATTGGAGGAAGTCGACGGGAAAGAAGTCAAGGGTGACTTAGAACCTCCTTACAAGCTGTTGAAATTTATTCGTTCCAACCAAGGAACGTGTTATAACCAGCGTCCGATCGTGAGGGAAGGGGACATTGTCGAAAAGGGCGAGATTCTTGCCGACGGTCCTTCAATGGAAGACGGCGAACTCGCGCTTGGAAGAAATGTTCTCGTCGGTTTCATGACCTGGGAAGGTTACAACTACGAGGACGCGATCATTATGAGTGAACGTCTCGTGAAAGATGATGTTTATACTTCCATTCATATAGAAGAATATGAATCGGAGGCTCGCGACACGAAGCTCGGACCGGAGGAAATCACGCGGGACATTCCGAACGTCGGAGAAGATGCTCTTAAGAATCTTGACGAACGCGGCATCATCCGCGTTGGCGCGGAAGTGAAAGACGGGGACATCCTTGTCGGCAAAGTGACGCCGAAAGGGGTTACCGAGCTTACGGCGGAAGAGCGTTTGCTTCATGCCATTTTCGGCGAGAAAGCTCGCGAAGTTCGCGACACCTCTTTACGCGTTCCGCACGGCGGAGACGGCATCATCCTCGATGTGAAAGTGTTCAACCGCGAGGACGGCGATGAGCTGCCTCCGGGCGTAAATCAGCTCGTCCGTGTCTACATCGTGCAAAAGCGCAAAATTCATGAAGGCGACAAAATGGCCGGCCGCCACGGAAACAAAGGTGTTATTTCCCGGATTCTTCCGGAAGAAGACATGCCTTATTTGCCTGACGGCACGCCGATCGACATCATGTTGAATCCGCTTGGGGTTCCGTCAAGGATGAACATCGGGCAAGTGCTCGAATTGCATCTCGGCATGGCCGCTCGTAAACTCGGCATTCACGTAGCAACGCCGGTATTCGACGGTGCGCGAGAAGAAGACGTTTGGGCGACGCTTGAAGAAGCCGGTCTTTCCAGAGACGGGAAAACGGTCCTCTATGACGGCCGGACGGGAGATCCTTTTGATAATCGGGTTTCCGTCGGCGTTATGTATATGATTAAGCTTGCTCACATGGTGGACGACAAGCTCCATGCCCGCTCAACCGGGCCTTATTCGCTCGTTACGCAGCAACCTCTCGGAGGAAAAGCGCAGTTCGGCGGACAAAGATTCGGAGAAATGGAGGTTTGGGCGCTCGAAGCTTATGGAGCCGCGTATACGCTCCAAGAAATTTTGACGGTCAAATCTGACGACGTCGTGGGACGCGTCAAAGCTTATGAATCCATTGTTAAAGGGGAAAACGTACCGGAACCCGGAGTGCCTGAATCGTTCAAGGTTTTGATTAAAGAATTGCAAAGCCTCGGCATGGACGTGAAAATTCTCTCAGGCGACGAGCAAGAAATCGAAATGCGTGAGCTCGATGACGAAGACGACACATCAACCGACAAATTCAATCTCAATTCGGAGAAAAAGGAAACGGTCAAATAA
- the rpoC gene encoding DNA-directed RNA polymerase subunit beta' — MLDVNNFEFMKIGLASPNKIRSWSRGEVKKPETINYRTLKPEKDGLFCERIFGPTKDWECHCGKYKRVRYKGVVCDRCGVEVTRAKVRRERMGHIELAAPVSHIWYFKGIPSRMGLVLDISPRALEEVIYFASYIVTDPGNTPLEKKQLLSEKEYRTYYEKYGRTFSAQMGAEAIRKLLNDIDLDKESEALREELKTAQGQRRTRAIKRLEVLEAFRNSTNDPSWMIMEVLPVIPPELRPMVQLDGGRFATSDLNDLYRRVINRNNRLKRLLDLGAPSIIVQNEKRMLQEAVDALIDNGRRGRPVTGPGNRPLKSLSHMLKGKQGRFRQNLLGKRVDYSGRSVIVVGPNLKMYQCGLPKEMALELFKPFVMKELVAQGISHNIKSAKRKVEKVHPEVWDVLEEVIKEHPVLLNRAPTLHRLGIQAFEPILVEGRAIRLHPLVCTAYNADFDGDQMAVHVPLSAEAQAEARLLMLAAQNILNPKDGKPVVTPSQDMVLGNYYLTLERKGAIGEGSIFKDADEALIAYQSGYVHLHTRIAVPVSSLDKTSFTEEQRDKLLLTTVGKLIFNEIMPKSFPYINEPTNYNLEVATPEKYFVSTSTDVKKEFETREEIPPFKKGILGDIIAEVFKRFKITATSKMLDRMKDLGFHYSTKAGITMGIADVVVLPEKQEILEQAEEKVTKVLKQFRRGLITEEERYERVISIWSQAKDTIQDKLMQSLDNHNPIFMMSDSGARGNASNFTQLAGMRGLMANPSGRIIELPIRSSFREGLSVLEYFISTHGARKGLADTALKTADSGYLTRRLVDVAQDVIVREDDCGTDRGLMVEPIKEGNEVIENLYDRLVGRTIFETVVHPDTGEVIIEKNELVTEDLAKAIVDAGIEQTVIRSAFTCDTRHGVCKKCYGRNLATGSEVEVGESVGIIAAQSIGEPGTQLTMRTFHTGGVAGDDITQGLPRVQELFEARNPKGQAPISEIDGKVVDISELKDKREVTVQGEIETRSYTMPLGARMKVAVGDEIKAGQELTEGSIDPKELLKVTGIEGVENYLLREVQKVYRMQGVEIGDKHVEVMVRQMLRKIRVTESGDTDILPGSLIDIHHFKDENKRVLVNGGNPAKGFPVLLGITKASLETESFLSAASFQETTRVLTDAAIKGKRDELLGLKENVIIGKLVPAGTGMNRYRSIAVNSKKTEEARAESEEVDTGEAETLVSQE; from the coding sequence TTGTTGGATGTCAATAACTTTGAATTTATGAAAATCGGTCTGGCTTCGCCGAACAAAATCCGTTCATGGTCGCGCGGAGAAGTGAAGAAGCCTGAGACGATTAATTACCGGACGCTGAAACCGGAAAAAGACGGTCTGTTTTGCGAAAGAATCTTCGGCCCGACGAAAGACTGGGAGTGTCACTGCGGAAAATATAAACGCGTTCGCTACAAAGGCGTCGTTTGCGATCGCTGCGGCGTCGAAGTGACGCGGGCGAAAGTGCGCCGCGAGCGGATGGGGCATATCGAACTAGCTGCCCCTGTCTCTCACATTTGGTATTTTAAAGGAATTCCGAGCCGCATGGGGCTGGTCCTCGACATTTCCCCGCGCGCGCTTGAAGAGGTAATTTACTTTGCTTCTTACATCGTCACGGATCCCGGGAATACTCCGCTTGAGAAGAAGCAGCTGCTTTCCGAGAAGGAGTATCGCACGTATTACGAGAAATATGGACGGACGTTCTCAGCTCAAATGGGTGCCGAAGCGATTCGCAAACTGTTAAACGACATCGATCTTGATAAAGAATCCGAAGCGTTGCGTGAGGAATTGAAGACTGCTCAAGGTCAACGCCGCACGCGTGCTATCAAAAGACTTGAGGTACTCGAGGCTTTCCGTAATTCCACGAACGATCCGTCGTGGATGATCATGGAAGTTTTACCGGTCATTCCTCCGGAACTTCGTCCAATGGTTCAGCTCGACGGCGGACGTTTTGCGACTTCCGATTTGAATGACTTGTACCGCAGGGTCATCAACCGGAACAACCGCTTGAAGCGTTTGCTCGACCTCGGGGCACCGAGCATTATCGTGCAAAATGAAAAAAGGATGCTGCAGGAAGCTGTCGACGCGTTGATCGACAACGGCCGCCGCGGACGTCCGGTTACAGGACCGGGCAACCGTCCGTTGAAATCTCTTTCTCATATGTTGAAAGGGAAGCAAGGGCGTTTCCGTCAAAACTTGCTCGGTAAACGTGTGGACTACTCCGGTCGTTCCGTTATCGTCGTCGGCCCGAATTTGAAAATGTATCAATGCGGGTTGCCGAAAGAAATGGCGCTTGAATTGTTCAAGCCTTTCGTCATGAAGGAACTTGTGGCGCAAGGGATTTCCCATAACATCAAAAGTGCCAAGCGGAAAGTCGAGAAAGTCCACCCTGAGGTATGGGACGTTCTTGAAGAAGTGATTAAAGAACACCCGGTATTGCTGAACCGTGCACCGACCTTGCACCGCCTCGGCATTCAGGCGTTCGAGCCTATCCTCGTCGAAGGACGGGCGATTCGTCTTCACCCGCTCGTATGTACGGCATACAACGCCGACTTTGACGGTGACCAGATGGCTGTCCACGTGCCGTTGTCCGCCGAAGCGCAGGCGGAAGCTCGTTTGCTTATGCTTGCTGCGCAAAACATCTTGAATCCGAAGGACGGCAAACCGGTAGTTACGCCTTCCCAGGACATGGTTTTGGGCAACTACTATTTAACCTTGGAACGTAAAGGCGCCATTGGGGAAGGCTCAATTTTTAAAGATGCGGATGAGGCTTTGATTGCTTATCAGAGCGGTTATGTCCATCTTCATACGCGCATCGCCGTTCCGGTGTCATCCTTGGACAAAACTTCGTTTACCGAGGAACAACGCGACAAATTGCTGCTTACGACGGTTGGCAAGTTGATTTTTAACGAAATTATGCCGAAGTCGTTTCCGTATATCAACGAACCGACGAACTATAATCTCGAAGTGGCGACACCCGAGAAGTATTTCGTTTCGACGTCTACCGACGTGAAAAAGGAATTTGAAACCCGCGAGGAAATTCCTCCGTTCAAGAAAGGCATACTCGGTGACATCATCGCCGAAGTGTTCAAACGTTTCAAGATCACCGCTACATCGAAAATGTTGGACCGTATGAAAGACCTCGGGTTCCACTACTCGACAAAAGCGGGAATCACGATGGGCATCGCCGATGTGGTCGTCTTGCCCGAGAAACAAGAAATTCTTGAACAAGCGGAAGAGAAAGTCACGAAAGTGTTAAAGCAGTTCCGCAGAGGTTTGATCACCGAAGAGGAACGTTACGAACGCGTAATCTCGATCTGGAGTCAGGCGAAAGACACAATTCAAGACAAACTGATGCAATCGCTTGACAACCACAATCCGATTTTCATGATGAGTGATTCGGGTGCCCGCGGAAACGCATCGAACTTTACGCAATTGGCAGGCATGCGCGGACTCATGGCGAATCCGTCGGGACGAATCATCGAATTGCCGATTCGTTCGAGTTTCCGTGAGGGCTTAAGCGTGTTAGAGTACTTTATTTCTACGCACGGTGCTCGTAAGGGCCTTGCCGATACTGCGTTGAAAACAGCCGACTCGGGATATTTGACCCGCCGTCTTGTCGATGTCGCGCAAGATGTTATCGTTCGCGAAGACGATTGCGGCACTGATCGCGGATTAATGGTTGAACCGATCAAAGAAGGCAACGAAGTGATCGAAAATCTGTATGACCGTCTTGTCGGACGTACCATTTTCGAAACCGTTGTTCATCCGGATACCGGGGAAGTCATCATTGAGAAAAATGAGCTCGTGACCGAAGACCTCGCCAAAGCGATTGTCGACGCGGGCATTGAGCAAACGGTGATTCGGTCTGCGTTTACTTGCGATACGCGTCACGGCGTATGCAAGAAATGTTACGGACGGAACTTGGCGACAGGTTCCGAAGTCGAAGTCGGTGAATCGGTAGGCATTATTGCCGCGCAATCGATCGGGGAACCGGGCACGCAGCTGACCATGCGGACATTCCACACCGGAGGCGTTGCCGGAGACGACATTACGCAAGGTTTGCCGCGTGTGCAAGAGTTGTTTGAAGCACGCAATCCGAAAGGGCAGGCGCCGATTTCTGAAATCGATGGAAAAGTCGTCGATATCAGCGAGTTGAAAGACAAGCGGGAAGTGACAGTCCAAGGCGAGATCGAAACGCGTTCCTATACGATGCCGCTCGGCGCGCGCATGAAAGTGGCCGTCGGCGATGAAATCAAAGCGGGTCAGGAATTGACCGAAGGATCGATTGATCCGAAAGAATTGTTGAAAGTTACCGGCATCGAAGGTGTCGAAAATTACTTGCTTCGTGAGGTGCAAAAGGTTTATCGCATGCAAGGCGTCGAAATCGGCGATAAGCACGTGGAAGTGATGGTGCGGCAAATGCTGCGCAAGATTCGCGTGACGGAATCCGGAGATACCGACATCTTACCGGGATCACTGATCGACATTCACCACTTCAAAGACGAAAACAAGAGAGTATTGGTCAACGGCGGCAATCCGGCCAAAGGATTTCCGGTGTTGCTCGGAATCACGAAAGCGTCTCTCGAGACCGAATCGTTCTTGTCGGCCGCATCGTTCCAGGAAACGACGAGAGTGCTTACCGACGCGGCTATCAAAGGCAAGCGGGATGAGTTGCTCGGTTTGAAAGAGAACGTAATTATCGGCAAGCTCGTACCGGCTGGAACCGGAATGAACCGTTACCGCTCGATTGCGGTTAATTCGAAGAAAACGGAAGAAGCGCGGGCGGAGTCGGAAGAAGTCGACACCGGGGAAGCGGAGACGCTCGTCAGCCAAGAATAA
- a CDS encoding 50S ribosomal protein L7ae-like protein, whose product MSYEKVTQASGVVVGTKQTIKALRAGEIKELVVADDADGHILDEVLALAQQNNVPVCRVDSMDKLGKACGIDVGASAVAIKLNG is encoded by the coding sequence ATGTCTTATGAAAAAGTAACACAGGCAAGTGGTGTCGTAGTCGGTACAAAACAGACTATTAAAGCCTTAAGGGCAGGAGAAATCAAAGAACTCGTCGTGGCTGATGATGCCGATGGGCATATACTCGACGAAGTTCTCGCGCTTGCACAACAAAACAACGTCCCTGTTTGCAGGGTCGATTCGATGGATAAACTCGGCAAAGCGTGCGGGATTGACGTCGGCGCTTCGGCGGTCGCGATCAAATTGAATGGTTAG